In Poecilia reticulata strain Guanapo linkage group LG17, Guppy_female_1.0+MT, whole genome shotgun sequence, the following proteins share a genomic window:
- the LOC103479763 gene encoding neurturin, with translation MKLWKGATFAFVLCAAALSTFLIRNMASIREFRVQAKXPRASSTSEPSPKSSSISSAEPRVLPWQTENLRRKTRSTGNNMNSLLSEFSVMLQSFTEGELQHVLETLLDRKRRRDQSFGMTQTRRTKRAHKSRPCSLRKLELTVTELGLGFESDETIQLQYCSGQCDKKKLNYDLVMKHMVEKGILGRGRKNRVSKEPCCRPTKFEKSLGYYGNKTHNIITNVSAKSCGCV, from the exons ATGAAGTTATGGAAAGGTGCTACTTTTGCCTTCGTGCTCTGTGCTGCAGCCCTGTCCACCTTCCTCATTAGAAACATGGCCTCCATCAGAGAGTTCAGAGTCCAAGCAAAAYATCCGCGAGCATCTTCTACGTCAGAACCGTCCCCCAAATCCTCTTCAATATCTTCAGCTGAACCACGAGTACTGCCCTGGCAGACCGAAAATCTTCGCCGGAAGACGCGCTCAACAGGCAACAACATGAACTCCTTGCTATCAGAGT TTTCTGTGATGCTGCAGAGCTTTACGGAGGGAGAGCTTCAGCACGTGCTGGAAACCTTGCTGgacagaaagagaaggagggaCCAGTCCTTTGGCATGACCCAGACTCGAAGGACTAAGAGAGCTCACAAATCCAGACCCTGCTCCCTTAGGAAGCTGGAACTAACCGTGACTGAACTCGGTCTTGGCTTCGAAAGCGACGAGACGATACAGCTGCAGTACTGCAGCGGTCAATGcgataaaaaaaagctgaactaTGACCTTGTCATGAAGCACATGGTCGAAAAAGGCATTCTTGGGAGGGGTCGGAAGAACAGAGTTAGCAAAGAACCCTGCTGCCGACCCACTAAATTTGAAAAGAGCCTTGGCTACTATGGAAATAAGACCCATAACATAATAACTAATGTATCAGCRAAGAGCTGTGGGTGTGTATGA
- the LOC103479764 gene encoding la-related protein 6-like, with protein MPETAPLGGTMSDLNGNGAESNQDAEDHEAQLLCLKIKDHLEDMFSDSHLAEDGFLLKHMQKNKQGYVSLKLLTCLKKIKALTTNWYMTLAAAECSDLLELNEECTKVRRKEALPQWLMCSPTSRLLLIWNALEEQSAEDGADPGQPSLLLSILQRFDSPGDVASVWILHPGEELPKELQCYAKRHKELGQLLCAVMKFNSLESVRRAYSSLREEEKINGRGLCVVPLGWQSVQSINKFDPLENKGDATCSMGDPQNVSEVSLQQDPPSPLRFSEETGEAYPPPAGQEDSSCSQKSLRGLTKRYSWTDWCSGDRNTPFSQCPWVLKRKSAASAAKLETAEHLNTTGLILKVLRQPFGPDDTKGFNGRRQKYDFLE; from the exons ATGCCAGAAACGGCACCATTAGGAGGCACAATGAGTGATCTGAATGG AAATGGTGCAGAATCCAACCAGGATGCAGAAGACCATGAAGCACAGTTACTCTGCCTGAAGATTAAAGACCACTTGGAGGACATGTTCTCCGACAGTCACCTGGCGGAGGACGGCTTCCTGCTAAAACACATGCAGAAGAACAAGCAGGGCTACGTCAGTCTCAAGCTTCTCACTTGTCTGAAAAAG ATAAAGGCTCTGACCACGAACTGGTACATGACTCTAGCGGCTGCAGAGTGCTCAGACCTCCTGGAGTTGAACGAAGAATGCACCAAAGTGCGACGCAAAGAGGCTCTCCCTCAGTGGCTGATGTGCTCCCCCACCAGCCGGCTCCTCCTCATCTGGAACGCCTTAGAGGAGCAGAGCGCAGAGGACGGAGCTGACCCGGGGCAGCCTTCGCTCTTACTGAGCATCCTCCAGAGGTTTGACTCGCCGGGTGACGTCGCGTCAGTCTGGATCCTGCATCCCGGTGAGGAGCTTCCCAAAGAGCTGCAATGCTACGCCAAACGTCACAAAGAGCTCGGCCAGCTTTTGTGTGCCGTGATGAAGTTTAATAGTTTGGAGTCGGTCCGTAGGGCCTACAGCTCTctcagagaagaagagaagattAATGGGAGGGGCCTGTGTGTGGTGCCGCTGGGATGGCAGTCAGTGCAGAGCATCAATAAGTTTGATCCATTGGAGAACAAAGGAGATGCCACATGCTCTATGGGAGATCCTCAGAACGTCTCTGAGGTTTCGCTCCAGCAGGACCCTCCCTCACCTCTCAGGTTTTCTGAAGAAACTGGAGAAGCATATCCTCCTCCAGCAGGCCAGGAGGACTCCAGCTGCAGTCAAAAGTCATTGCGAGGATTAACTAAGAGATACAGCTGGACAGACTGGTGCTCCGGAGACCGCAACACACCGTTTTCTCAGTGCCCGTGGGTACTAAAGCGCAAATCCGCAGCCAGTGCAGCAAAGCTGGAGACGGCTGAGCACCTGAACACAACTGGCTTAATTCTAAAAGTCCTGCGTCAGCCCTTTGGACCCGACGATACCAAAGGTTTTAATGGCAGAAGGCAGAAATATGACTTTCTTGAATGA